The nucleotide window GGGATACCTAAGACCACCGCCAAGAGCAGCCATCTCAAGGCTCCCTCCGGTAAAACTCCGCCAGATCCCCCTTGAGCTCTCCCTTGGCCTGGGGATTGGAGTACATCATGTGCCCTCCGTCGTAGACCTTCACCGTGACGTTCTCCGAGAGCCTCTTCGACGGCACGTCCAACCGACCTAAGGTATAGAGGATAGAGTCGTAGGTGCAAGTCAGGTCGTAGGACCCTATGGCGACGAAGACCTTCAGGAAGTCGCTCCTCCTCATGGCGCTGGCGAGCAGATCGACGGTGTTAGGATAGCCAACGAAGGTCTCGCTGCCGGACTGGAAGTTCCAACGGTATATGACCTCCGAGTTGGAGCTGAAGTACTCTCTGTCCGACGAGAAGTCCAGGTCGTTTATGAGGTAGTGCATAAAGGCGGTCTGGTAGGGAGCCCCACCTACGGTGAACATTGGGTCCTCTCCGTAGTTGTACCAGCCTCCCGGACCGGTGAGCCTGCCGTCGTAACGGCTTATCATCTCCCGGCGATCCTGGAGGAGGCCGGAGAGAAACACCGAAGTAGGGATCCGAAGGTTGAGGCTCCTTATGTCCCTCTCCGGCAGGGACGTAAACCGAGCCAGCTGGGAGACCACCTGAGACCGCTCCTCGTCGCTCAGGCCGTTGCCTTTCCACAGCGCCGCCATATAGGGACCGTTGGCCCATTCTCTGGCTTTAGATACTACATCCGACAGAGGCAAAGACTGTAGGTCCTCAGGAAGCCTTTTGTGATACCAGGCCGCCGCCGCCATTGCGGACAGGTCGTGGATAAAGGGCCTGTCGTTGCCGCTGTCGGGGACTAAGTCGCCGTAGTTAGCCACAGGGGACACCAGGATAATCCCCGACGGCATTATGCCTATGTCCATAAGCGCCGAGGCCAAGCCGGTGCCTCTGACTCCGCCGTAGCTCTCTCCGGCGAGGTAGACCGGAGAAGCCCAACGGTTCTCTCTGGTGAGGTACATCCTTATGAACTGGGCCACCCAGTGGATATCCTCTGCTACCCCGAAAAACCGGTCGTCCTCCAGGTCCGACGGACGGCTGTAGCCGGTGCCTACAGGATCTATGAACACCAGATCGGTGACGTCCAACAGGGTTTGAGGATTGTCCTCAAGGACGTAGGGGAGCCTTGGCAACCCTATTCCCGAGGGGGTGGTCCTCACCGATTTGGGACCGAAGGCCCCGAGGTGAAGAAACAGAGCCGACGAACCCGGTCCTCCGTTGAAGGCGAAGGTTATCGGTCGGTCCACAGGATCTTGGTCAACCTGGGAGTAACCGACGTAGAACACCCGGGCGACCTCCTCGCCGGAGTCGTCGAAAAGGGGCATCAGCTCCGCCTTGGCGGCGTAGGTCAAAGGTTCATCGTTCACCATGACGGTGTGCTCGGTTACCGAGGACTCCATGGGAACGGTGGCCTTTTCGGGGACCGCCTCCTGATGCCGCTCTTGAGTCTCAGGGCTTGGAGTCTCCTTGCCCTCTTCCGTATCGGCAAAACCGGCACAGCCGAGGGATAGGGCCAGAAGTATGGCTATTACCGCGGGAAAAACGCTTTTTTTCACAGAACTATCTCCTTACAGTAGATGCTACAAGGGCTGGAGCCTTAACATCCGGGCCCTCGCAATGTTTGGCCATATCCATGAGGAGGGAGGCAAGATTAGAGCCGACCGCCCGGGCCTCGGAGGCCGCCTTTACCGCCTGGTCCTGTCTACCGCCTCTCAGGTGGTCCTCCACCTGATGTCCTAGGCCGTGGAGCTTGTCGTGAAGGGACACCACCTCACGCCACCGAT belongs to Dethiosulfovibrio salsuginis and includes:
- a CDS encoding S10 family peptidase, with the translated sequence MKKSVFPAVIAILLALSLGCAGFADTEEGKETPSPETQERHQEAVPEKATVPMESSVTEHTVMVNDEPLTYAAKAELMPLFDDSGEEVARVFYVGYSQVDQDPVDRPITFAFNGGPGSSALFLHLGAFGPKSVRTTPSGIGLPRLPYVLEDNPQTLLDVTDLVFIDPVGTGYSRPSDLEDDRFFGVAEDIHWVAQFIRMYLTRENRWASPVYLAGESYGGVRGTGLASALMDIGIMPSGIILVSPVANYGDLVPDSGNDRPFIHDLSAMAAAAWYHKRLPEDLQSLPLSDVVSKAREWANGPYMAALWKGNGLSDEERSQVVSQLARFTSLPERDIRSLNLRIPTSVFLSGLLQDRREMISRYDGRLTGPGGWYNYGEDPMFTVGGAPYQTAFMHYLINDLDFSSDREYFSSNSEVIYRWNFQSGSETFVGYPNTVDLLASAMRRSDFLKVFVAIGSYDLTCTYDSILYTLGRLDVPSKRLSENVTVKVYDGGHMMYSNPQAKGELKGDLAEFYRREP